The Rhinoderma darwinii isolate aRhiDar2 chromosome 11, aRhiDar2.hap1, whole genome shotgun sequence genome window below encodes:
- the LOC142664020 gene encoding trypsin, producing MKFLLICVLLGAAAAFEDDDKIVGGYTCAKNSVPYIVSLNSGYHFCGGSLINSLWVISAAHCYKASVQVRLGEHNIVTSEGTEQFINSAKVLRHASYNSRTLDNDIMLIKLASPATLNAYVQAVGLPSGCAAAGSSCLITGWGNTLSSGTNYPDLLQCVSAPILTSAQCNSAYPGEITSNMICVGYLEGGKDSCQGDSGGPVVCNGQLQGVVSWGYGCALRNYPGVYTKVCNFNSWISSTVAAN from the exons ATGAAGTTTCTTCTGATTTGTGTGCTCCTTGGAGCAGCTG CTGCTTTTGAGGATGATGATAAGATTGTCGGAGGTTACACCTGCGCCAAGAACTCCGTCCCCTACATTGTGTCTCTGAACTCCGGCTATCACTTCTGTGGAGGATCCCTGATCAACAGCCTGTGGGTGATCTCCGCTGCTCACTGCTACAAGGC GAGCGTTCAGGTCAGACTGGGAGAACACAACATTGTTACAAGTGAAGGTACCGAGCAGTTCATCAACTCCGCCAAAGTCCTTAGACATGCAAGCTACAACTCCAGAACCCTGGACAATGACATCATGTTGATCAAGCTGGCCTCTCCCGCCACCCTCAATGCCTACGTCCAGGCTGTGGGTCTCCCCAGTGGCTGCGCCGCCGCTGGCTCCAGTTGTCTGATCACCGGATGGGGAAATACCCTGAGCAGTGGAA CCAACTACCCTGATCTCCTCCAGTGCGTGAGTGCCCCAATCCTGACTTCTGCCCAGTGTAACAGCGCCTACCCAGGAGAGATCACCAGCAACATGATCTGTGTCGGATATCTGGAAGGTGGCAAGGATTCCTGCCAG GGTGACTCTGGTGGACCCGTGGTCTGCAATGGACAGCTCCAGGGTGTTGTCTCCTGGGGATATGGCTGTGCCCTCAGGAACTATCCCGGTGTCTACACCAAGGTCTGCAACTTCAACTCCTGGATCTCCAGCACCGTTGCCGCCAACTAA